Proteins from a genomic interval of Treponema succinifaciens DSM 2489:
- a CDS encoding V-type ATP synthase subunit A, which yields MTDTKGKVVAVNGNMVSVEFDGKVSLNEVGYVKVGGKSLKGEVIRIRGNTAQMQIYEMTNGISTDCSVEFTGDLLSVEVGPGLLGQVYDGLQNPLPLLAEKSGYFLERGVYLPALDENKKWEFTPTAKEGDKVFAGDNIGTVPEGPFTHKILVPFGFLGTYTIKKIAKAGEYKIHDTIATLADEKGKSVNISMSFKWPVKRAVNCYAERLSPDEPMVTKVRLIDTFFPVAKGGTYCIPGPFGAGKTVLQHTTSRNADVDIVIIAACGERAGEVVETLTEFPELKDPRTGRSLMERTIIICNTSSMPVASREASCYTGVTLAEYYRQMGLNVLLLADSTSRWAQAMREMSGRLEEIPGEEAFPAYLESTIASFYERAGIVKLRDGNVGSVTIGGTVSPAGGNFEEPVTQATLKVVGAFHGLSRERSDARRYPSIDPLDSWSKYKSTIGHNLVEFARNVYKRGAEVNQMMKVIGEEGTSLSDFVIYLKSEFLDAVYMQQDSFDEIEGASSVERQKYVFNKIVEILGSDFDFEEKDDARNFFNTLRQNFIDMNYKEFKSSDFTKAEKVIESTLSSKNAQVSNEAKKLLKDGE from the coding sequence ATGACTGATACAAAAGGCAAAGTTGTTGCTGTCAATGGAAACATGGTTTCTGTTGAATTCGATGGAAAGGTATCTCTCAATGAAGTAGGCTACGTTAAAGTTGGCGGAAAAAGCCTGAAGGGAGAGGTAATCCGTATCCGCGGAAATACAGCGCAGATGCAGATTTACGAAATGACAAATGGTATTTCAACAGATTGTTCTGTAGAATTTACTGGAGATTTGCTTAGCGTTGAAGTTGGTCCTGGTCTTTTAGGTCAGGTTTATGATGGATTGCAGAATCCGCTTCCTCTTCTTGCTGAAAAATCTGGATACTTTCTTGAGCGCGGCGTTTATCTTCCTGCTCTTGATGAAAATAAAAAGTGGGAATTCACTCCTACTGCAAAAGAAGGCGACAAGGTTTTTGCAGGAGACAACATTGGAACTGTTCCAGAAGGACCTTTTACCCACAAAATCCTTGTTCCTTTTGGATTCCTTGGAACTTACACAATCAAAAAAATTGCAAAGGCAGGCGAATATAAAATTCACGATACTATTGCAACTCTCGCTGATGAAAAAGGAAAATCTGTAAATATCAGCATGAGCTTTAAATGGCCTGTAAAACGCGCTGTAAATTGCTATGCAGAGCGTCTTAGCCCTGATGAGCCGATGGTTACTAAAGTCCGCCTGATTGATACATTTTTCCCTGTTGCAAAAGGCGGAACATATTGTATTCCTGGTCCGTTTGGAGCTGGAAAAACTGTTCTTCAGCATACAACAAGCCGCAATGCCGATGTTGACATTGTAATTATCGCAGCTTGTGGAGAACGCGCTGGTGAAGTTGTAGAAACTCTTACAGAATTCCCAGAACTTAAAGACCCTCGCACAGGCCGTTCTCTTATGGAGCGCACAATCATAATCTGCAATACATCTTCTATGCCGGTTGCTTCGCGCGAAGCTTCGTGCTACACAGGCGTTACTCTTGCAGAATATTACCGTCAGATGGGACTTAATGTTCTTCTTCTTGCTGATTCTACTTCAAGATGGGCGCAGGCTATGCGTGAAATGTCCGGCCGCTTGGAGGAAATTCCTGGTGAAGAAGCGTTCCCTGCATATTTGGAGTCAACAATCGCTTCTTTCTATGAACGCGCGGGAATTGTAAAGCTCCGCGATGGAAATGTCGGTTCTGTTACAATCGGTGGAACAGTTTCTCCTGCTGGTGGAAACTTTGAAGAGCCTGTTACTCAGGCAACTTTGAAAGTTGTTGGCGCATTCCATGGTCTTAGCCGCGAACGTTCCGATGCGCGCCGTTATCCTTCTATTGATCCGCTTGATTCCTGGTCAAAATACAAATCTACAATTGGACATAATCTTGTTGAGTTTGCTCGCAATGTCTATAAAAGAGGCGCAGAAGTCAACCAAATGATGAAAGTTATTGGTGAAGAAGGAACAAGCCTTTCAGATTTTGTTATTTACTTGAAGAGTGAATTCCTTGATGCCGTCTATATGCAGCAGGATAGTTTTGATGAAATTGAAGGCGCATCTTCTGTAGAACGTCAGAAATATGTTTTCAATAAAATTGTTGAAATTCTTGGCTCTGACTTTGACTTTGAAGAAAAAGACGATGCCCGCAACTTCTTTAATACTTTGCGCCAGAATTTCATTGATATGAACTACAAGGAATTCAAGAGCTCGGATTTTACAAAAGCTGAAAAAGTCATAGAAAGTACTTTGTCTTCAAAAAATGCGCAGGTATCTAACGAGGCAAAGAAGCTTCTCAAGGACGGTGAATAA
- a CDS encoding aldose epimerase family protein has product MSNLKFKKVKFGTLYDGRKVHLYTVSNGSMSFSAIDYGCTITSILLPAKGGKKVDVLLGCSTLEGYASSGSCFGTVVGRFANRIGGAAFSLNGKTYQLDKNDGENCLHGGFDRYEKKLWSAKKIRTDKGLGIEFSRISPAGEQNMPGNLKIKVTYTLNEDNELTLDYFAKTDAPTPVNLTNHAYFNLKGYDGGSIEDQELKMDCSKFVEVDEHLIPSGNLCSVDEKKAFDFRVPKLIGKDIKETGSGYDHAYCIDSYNGSLVEFAVLKDPASGRTMTVSTTLPACQIYTANFIDGVGKNGYPLKSHDAVCMETEAYPDAPNHENFPSCIVTPEKLYHETTVYKFGF; this is encoded by the coding sequence ATGAGTAATTTGAAATTTAAAAAGGTCAAATTTGGAACTCTGTATGATGGAAGAAAAGTTCATTTGTACACAGTTTCAAATGGCTCCATGAGCTTTTCTGCTATAGATTATGGATGCACAATTACAAGCATTCTTTTACCTGCAAAAGGCGGAAAAAAAGTCGATGTTCTTTTGGGCTGTTCAACTTTGGAAGGCTATGCTTCTAGCGGTAGCTGTTTTGGAACTGTAGTTGGTCGCTTTGCAAACAGAATCGGCGGCGCTGCTTTTTCTCTAAATGGAAAAACTTACCAGCTTGATAAAAATGACGGCGAAAACTGTCTTCATGGCGGCTTCGACCGTTACGAAAAGAAGCTGTGGTCTGCAAAAAAAATCCGTACTGACAAAGGTCTTGGAATTGAATTTTCACGAATAAGTCCTGCTGGCGAACAAAATATGCCTGGCAATTTGAAAATAAAAGTCACCTACACATTAAATGAAGACAATGAGCTTACTTTGGATTATTTTGCCAAGACAGACGCTCCAACTCCAGTAAACCTTACGAACCATGCTTATTTCAATTTGAAAGGCTATGATGGCGGTTCTATTGAAGATCAGGAACTCAAGATGGATTGCTCAAAATTTGTTGAAGTTGACGAGCATCTCATTCCGTCTGGAAACCTTTGTTCTGTTGATGAAAAAAAAGCTTTTGACTTTAGAGTTCCAAAACTTATTGGCAAAGATATAAAAGAAACTGGCTCGGGATATGACCATGCTTATTGCATTGATTCATATAATGGAAGTTTAGTTGAATTCGCGGTGTTAAAAGATCCTGCCAGCGGACGCACAATGACAGTTTCTACAACGTTGCCTGCCTGCCAGATTTATACAGCAAATTTTATTGATGGAGTTGGAAAGAACGGCTATCCTTTAAAATCTCATGACGCTGTCTGCATGGAAACTGAGGCTTATCCTGATGCTCCGAACCATGAGAATTTTCCAAGTTGCATAGTAACTCCAGAAAAACTGTACCATGAAACTACGGTTTATAAATTTGGTTTTTAG
- the ispG gene encoding flavodoxin-dependent (E)-4-hydroxy-3-methylbut-2-enyl-diphosphate synthase, translating into MEEKFKTPRVIQIGGNNGIKKIYIGGKNPVTVQTMWKESITEIDNSRLDSIIKRIDSLKSLGCDIVRFAVPDMESAHSLCKIAGNTDVPLVADIHFDYRLALECLKGNISVIRINPGNIGNFDRTKAVVEACKEKSAAIRIGVNTGSLPKDLERKVENSEITRAQALAETALREAEIFASLKFENFAVSMKASSVQETIEANEAFARQSDIPLHIGVTEAGPLITGVVKSTLAFSRLLTEGIGSTIRVSLSSSPENEVIAGREILHECGLRTGGVTLISCPRCGRLGFDVHGFMERWQNKLLSLDKNITVAVMGCIVNGPGEGKHADLGIAGGGGKCIIFKKGKIVQTIDEKNADIEFKKVLENL; encoded by the coding sequence ATGGAAGAAAAATTTAAAACTCCGCGTGTAATTCAAATCGGTGGAAATAACGGAATAAAAAAAATATATATCGGCGGAAAAAATCCTGTTACAGTTCAGACAATGTGGAAAGAGTCAATAACTGAAATTGACAACAGCCGTCTTGATTCAATTATAAAGCGCATTGACAGTTTGAAATCCCTTGGCTGCGACATTGTCCGTTTTGCTGTTCCTGACATGGAAAGCGCGCATTCTTTGTGCAAAATTGCCGGGAACACGGATGTTCCGCTTGTTGCTGATATACACTTTGACTATAGGCTGGCACTAGAGTGCTTGAAAGGAAATATTTCTGTAATCAGAATCAATCCTGGAAACATAGGAAATTTCGACAGGACAAAAGCTGTTGTAGAGGCTTGCAAGGAAAAAAGCGCGGCTATAAGAATTGGCGTGAACACAGGATCTTTGCCTAAAGACTTGGAAAGAAAAGTTGAAAATTCAGAAATTACAAGGGCACAGGCTTTAGCGGAAACTGCATTAAGAGAAGCTGAAATTTTTGCATCTCTTAAATTTGAAAATTTTGCAGTCAGCATGAAAGCTTCGAGTGTTCAGGAAACAATAGAGGCGAACGAGGCTTTTGCCCGTCAGTCGGATATTCCTTTGCACATCGGCGTAACAGAGGCGGGACCTTTGATTACCGGAGTTGTAAAATCTACACTGGCTTTTTCCCGTCTTTTAACTGAAGGGATTGGCTCTACAATCCGCGTCAGCCTTTCATCTTCCCCTGAAAATGAAGTTATTGCAGGAAGGGAAATTTTGCATGAATGCGGACTTAGAACTGGCGGCGTTACTCTGATAAGCTGTCCTAGATGCGGACGTTTAGGTTTTGATGTCCACGGATTTATGGAACGCTGGCAGAATAAGTTGCTTTCACTTGATAAAAATATCACAGTTGCGGTAATGGGTTGCATTGTAAATGGACCGGGAGAGGGCAAGCATGCTGATTTAGGAATTGCTGGCGGCGGCGGAAAATGCATAATTTTCAAAAAAGGAAAAATAGTGCAAACAATTGATGAAAAAAATGCCGATATAGAATTCAAAAAGGTTTTGGAGAATCTTTAA
- a CDS encoding DUF2764 family protein has protein sequence MEHLYYLVAQLPAISVNDDSSQKLPLTVGYFKDLCSRFMSEKSAKLAEKLTLEPPVEPVSTGSVFLDEWYEKERCLRLALAQIRALKMKKDIKDLPSASDGESIQAARTATGMDSPLAAEQYLNQYRLGILDRISPLDNFSVDAVYSYGLKLMLAERMKKFNKDEGLASYHKIYDEILGEKK, from the coding sequence GTGGAACATCTCTATTATTTGGTTGCCCAGCTTCCGGCAATTTCTGTAAATGATGACAGTTCTCAGAAACTTCCGCTTACAGTTGGATATTTCAAGGATTTGTGCAGCCGTTTTATGTCTGAAAAATCTGCGAAGCTTGCTGAAAAACTTACGCTGGAACCTCCTGTTGAGCCTGTTTCAACTGGTTCAGTTTTCCTTGATGAATGGTACGAAAAAGAAAGATGCCTTCGACTTGCATTGGCTCAAATCAGGGCCTTAAAAATGAAGAAAGATATAAAGGATCTTCCTTCTGCAAGTGATGGTGAGTCTATTCAGGCCGCTCGGACTGCTACTGGAATGGACAGTCCTTTGGCGGCGGAGCAGTATCTTAATCAGTACCGTCTTGGAATTTTGGATCGGATTTCGCCTCTGGACAATTTTTCAGTTGATGCGGTTTATAGCTATGGACTGAAGTTGATGCTTGCCGAGCGGATGAAGAAGTTTAACAAGGATGAAGGCTTGGCTTCTTACCACAAAATTTATGATGAAATTCTTGGAGAAAAGAAATGA
- a CDS encoding outer membrane lipoprotein-sorting protein, translating into MKSFKKIVSFIFFVSAGICVFAASHDELLKQAQENTAFYGTDFKGFYSVVQEKPGEGKNATEAIMYRRDSESKWTILVTGPAKDKGKGYLQYDNNIWFYDPADHRFTFTSARDKFQNTNANNSDFAPQFYYRDYSIESSSEVTLGKLECVMFVLKAKVQNVDYPELRLWVTKNDGLVRKKEDYSLSGQKLRTTAIPSYQIVQSASQNYYIPVKMLITDNLRGKKIGEKTQFERTQITITNITFDRVENSVYTKPYLEMMSEK; encoded by the coding sequence ATGAAAAGTTTTAAGAAAATTGTCAGTTTTATTTTTTTTGTTTCCGCAGGAATTTGTGTTTTTGCGGCTTCCCATGATGAGCTTTTAAAGCAGGCGCAGGAAAACACAGCTTTTTACGGAACGGATTTTAAAGGATTTTATTCAGTTGTTCAAGAAAAGCCCGGTGAAGGAAAAAATGCTACAGAGGCAATTATGTACCGCAGGGACAGCGAGTCAAAATGGACAATTCTTGTTACAGGACCTGCAAAAGACAAAGGAAAAGGCTATCTTCAGTATGACAACAATATCTGGTTCTATGATCCTGCCGACCACAGATTTACATTCACAAGCGCGCGGGACAAATTTCAAAATACAAACGCGAACAATTCAGACTTTGCGCCGCAGTTTTACTACAGGGATTATTCAATAGAAAGTTCTTCGGAAGTAACGCTTGGAAAACTTGAATGCGTAATGTTTGTGTTAAAGGCAAAAGTTCAAAATGTGGATTATCCTGAATTACGTCTTTGGGTTACAAAAAATGACGGGCTTGTGCGCAAAAAGGAAGATTACAGCCTTTCCGGCCAGAAGCTTAGAACAACCGCGATTCCTTCGTATCAGATAGTTCAGTCTGCAAGTCAAAACTATTATATTCCTGTAAAAATGCTTATCACGGACAATCTGCGCGGAAAGAAAATCGGCGAAAAAACTCAGTTCGAGCGCACTCAGATTACGATTACAAATATAACTTTTGACCGTGTTGAAAATTCAGTTTACACAAAGCCATATCTTGAGATGATGAGCGAAAAGTAA
- a CDS encoding ATP synthase subunit E → MDIQLQELIEKIKKDGVSSAESAARKIIADAEKKAASIVSDAEVKADSIIKTAKAETDRMEKASEDAIAQAGRNLIISFRDGINKELSSIVNSETEKAMDKDLLKKLIPETVKAWSANLDVDDVSLLLPAKDLKALETSLKTALKAKIAKGLVIKSDASLSAGFRIGSKNGSAFYDFSAEEVAALFSAYLNPKTTEIMKKAAAGISEEEPKPAVEEEKKPAASKAKKTTAKPAAKSRAKTTKETK, encoded by the coding sequence ATGGACATTCAATTACAGGAATTAATCGAAAAAATCAAAAAGGACGGTGTCTCCAGTGCAGAATCTGCCGCCCGCAAGATTATTGCCGATGCGGAAAAAAAAGCCGCTTCAATTGTAAGCGATGCTGAAGTTAAAGCTGACAGCATAATAAAAACTGCAAAAGCTGAAACTGATCGCATGGAAAAAGCCAGCGAGGATGCTATTGCGCAGGCTGGACGAAACCTTATCATTTCATTCCGCGACGGAATAAACAAGGAACTTTCCTCCATTGTAAATTCCGAAACAGAAAAAGCAATGGATAAGGATTTGCTCAAAAAATTGATTCCTGAAACTGTAAAAGCTTGGTCTGCCAATCTGGATGTGGATGATGTTTCACTTCTTTTGCCTGCAAAGGATTTAAAAGCTCTTGAGACAAGCTTGAAAACTGCATTGAAAGCAAAAATTGCAAAGGGGCTTGTAATAAAAAGCGATGCTTCCCTTTCTGCAGGGTTTAGAATCGGCTCGAAGAATGGCTCTGCATTTTATGATTTTAGCGCAGAAGAAGTTGCGGCTTTGTTCAGTGCATATTTGAATCCAAAGACAACAGAAATTATGAAAAAGGCTGCTGCAGGAATTTCAGAGGAAGAGCCAAAGCCTGCTGTAGAAGAAGAAAAGAAACCGGCGGCTTCAAAGGCTAAGAAAACTACTGCAAAGCCAGCGGCAAAATCACGTGCAAAAACTACAAAGGAAACAAAATAG
- a CDS encoding ATP synthase subunit K (produces ATP from ADP in the presence of a proton gradient across the membrane; the K subunit is a nonenzymatic component which binds the dimeric form by interacting with the G and E subunits), which produces MNWGMIGAGVVMGIAAIGSAIGIGIAGQGAIGAWKRCYLNNKPAPFLLVVFAGAPLTQTIYGFLLMNTMRTSTADPLFLLGLGIACGLSMCMSAVAQGKAGAAGSDALAETGKGFAQYIMVVGLCETIALFSMVFGMIVC; this is translated from the coding sequence ATGAACTGGGGAATGATTGGTGCTGGTGTTGTAATGGGAATTGCCGCGATTGGAAGCGCAATCGGTATTGGAATTGCAGGTCAGGGAGCAATTGGAGCTTGGAAAAGATGCTATTTGAATAACAAGCCTGCTCCTTTCCTTTTGGTTGTTTTTGCAGGAGCTCCGCTTACACAGACAATTTATGGCTTTCTTCTTATGAACACAATGAGAACTTCTACAGCTGATCCTTTGTTCCTTCTTGGACTTGGAATTGCTTGCGGTCTTTCAATGTGCATGTCTGCTGTTGCTCAGGGAAAAGCAGGTGCTGCTGGCTCTGATGCTTTGGCGGAAACTGGAAAAGGATTTGCGCAGTACATCATGGTTGTAGGTCTTTGCGAAACAATCGCTTTGTTCTCTATGGTATTCGGAATGATTGTTTGCTAA
- a CDS encoding V-type ATP synthase subunit I: MAIVQMKKVSLVILDSTRKASLKQLRKAGVLHLEAVEGSSPALSAYRESAAETDKAISILDEIKESKKSPALIQEKLDKDSAREKAKEIISLSDRKKTLFDLISQNKNELARLEKWGDIDPEEFKAFAEKGIFLYMYEIPSEKYQMIGEDCETVLVNSINKVSRFLLKSETELEERPAGLPAEAYAVPLPEYSTRQMKKNIVDDEHGIEVIDKKIFAEKKFRTALLNYKKQLASDIEFENLYSGMESESSNENSDGEETKLAWLTGYIPVDSMKNFKVVCAENGWAFVASDPADDDPVPTKLKNNKLVELIYPLTNFLDVTPGYHEYDISGWFLLFFCIFFAMIFGDAGYGALICALAIGLMAKGAKNGKAFSSVNVLVFLLGFSTMCWGVLTCTWFGIDSAKLPKWMVDLSFAPISPAKVGSDVSNTNQQIFCFILAIVQLSIAHIKGILRYRKSLKCLGELGSLLELWGMYYVVMDMVVDAVKYPLGITEETLYFFGIGWLPIPYVALGVLFFGFALNFIFSNYDGSIKDSIFESLKNIISVLLGIVNVFSDIVSYIRLWAVALAGAAISSTINTMAGPMLGKLIMVGFGVILLCFGHGLNIVLNLLSVIVHGVRLNTLEFSQHLGMSWSGTKYSPFREEK, translated from the coding sequence ATGGCTATTGTGCAGATGAAAAAAGTCTCTTTGGTTATTCTTGATTCAACAAGAAAGGCTTCTTTAAAGCAGCTTAGAAAAGCTGGAGTTCTGCATTTGGAGGCTGTGGAAGGCTCTAGTCCGGCACTTTCTGCTTACAGGGAATCTGCTGCGGAAACTGACAAGGCCATTTCTATTCTTGATGAAATAAAAGAGTCAAAAAAGTCTCCTGCTTTAATTCAGGAAAAACTTGACAAAGATTCAGCTCGGGAAAAGGCGAAGGAAATAATATCTTTAAGCGACAGAAAAAAAACGCTTTTTGATTTAATTTCCCAGAATAAAAATGAACTTGCCCGGCTTGAAAAATGGGGCGACATAGATCCTGAGGAATTTAAGGCTTTTGCAGAAAAAGGAATTTTCCTATATATGTATGAAATTCCTTCTGAAAAGTACCAGATGATTGGCGAAGATTGCGAAACTGTTCTTGTAAATTCCATAAATAAAGTTTCTAGGTTTTTGCTAAAATCAGAAACAGAACTTGAAGAGCGTCCTGCAGGTCTTCCGGCTGAAGCGTATGCTGTTCCTTTGCCTGAATATTCTACTCGTCAGATGAAGAAAAATATTGTAGATGACGAGCATGGAATTGAAGTAATAGACAAGAAGATTTTTGCAGAGAAAAAATTCCGCACTGCTTTGCTTAATTATAAGAAGCAGCTTGCCTCTGATATTGAATTTGAAAATTTGTACAGCGGCATGGAATCAGAATCTTCAAATGAAAATTCTGATGGCGAGGAAACGAAACTTGCTTGGCTTACAGGGTATATTCCAGTTGACTCAATGAAAAATTTCAAAGTTGTATGCGCAGAAAACGGTTGGGCATTTGTGGCTTCTGATCCTGCGGATGATGATCCGGTTCCTACAAAGCTAAAAAACAATAAGCTTGTAGAACTTATTTATCCGCTTACAAACTTTCTTGATGTTACGCCGGGCTACCATGAGTATGATATTTCAGGCTGGTTCTTGCTCTTCTTCTGCATTTTCTTTGCAATGATTTTTGGAGATGCGGGATATGGTGCATTAATCTGCGCGCTTGCAATTGGGCTTATGGCTAAAGGCGCAAAAAACGGAAAGGCATTTTCTTCTGTAAATGTGCTTGTCTTTTTGCTCGGATTCAGTACAATGTGCTGGGGTGTTTTGACTTGCACTTGGTTTGGTATAGATTCAGCAAAACTTCCAAAATGGATGGTGGATTTGTCTTTTGCGCCGATTTCACCTGCAAAAGTTGGATCTGATGTTTCTAATACTAACCAGCAGATTTTCTGTTTTATCCTTGCTATTGTTCAGCTTAGCATTGCCCATATAAAAGGAATTCTTCGTTATAGGAAATCCTTAAAGTGCCTTGGAGAACTTGGCTCTTTGCTTGAGCTTTGGGGAATGTACTATGTTGTAATGGACATGGTTGTTGATGCTGTAAAATATCCGCTTGGAATTACAGAAGAGACTTTGTATTTCTTTGGAATCGGCTGGCTTCCAATTCCTTATGTTGCGCTTGGTGTGCTTTTCTTTGGGTTTGCATTGAATTTTATATTTTCAAATTATGACGGAAGTATTAAAGATTCTATTTTTGAAAGTCTAAAGAATATTATCAGCGTGCTTTTAGGAATTGTAAATGTTTTCAGCGACATTGTTTCTTATATACGCTTGTGGGCTGTTGCTCTTGCCGGTGCAGCTATAAGCAGTACAATAAATACAATGGCTGGACCTATGCTTGGCAAGCTGATTATGGTTGGTTTTGGCGTTATTCTTTTATGCTTTGGTCATGGACTGAATATTGTGCTGAACCTTTTGTCTGTTATTGTTCATGGTGTGCGTCTGAATACACTTGAATTCAGCCAGCATCTTGGAATGTCGTGGAGCGGAACAAAATATTCTCCGTTCCGTGAGGAAAAATAA
- a CDS encoding V-type ATP synthase subunit B codes for MNKVYSKIESINGSVITVKAKGVKLNELAEINTRFGKSLAEVNKIDGDTVSLQVFAGGRGVATNDQIRFLGHEMRVSFSENLLGRIFNGSAEPRDHGPALTENLVAIGGPSVNPAKRINPNRMMRTNIPMIDVFNTLVVSQKIPIFSISGEPYNQLLARIAMQAQADVIVLGGMGLKYDDYLYFKKTLEEGGALSKTVMFVHTAADPTVECIKIPDLSLAVAEQFALQGKDVLVLLTDMTNFADSMKEIAITQEQVPSNRGYPGDLYSQLASRYEKAVDFADSGSITVYEGADFGRGDYNLYSTPLWIDMAADRMEKALELDLEAEVLDEQVRLLAKELRTTTQRVNLFEKVKIPETKANIKRIGIFLGDEQVNAVVRSKISKKKLQADAKEAE; via the coding sequence ATGAATAAAGTATATAGCAAAATTGAAAGCATAAACGGAAGCGTTATTACTGTAAAAGCAAAAGGCGTAAAGCTTAATGAACTTGCTGAAATAAACACAAGATTCGGAAAGTCCCTTGCTGAAGTGAATAAGATTGACGGCGATACAGTTTCATTGCAGGTTTTTGCTGGCGGACGCGGTGTTGCTACAAATGACCAGATTCGCTTCTTGGGACACGAAATGCGTGTTTCTTTCAGCGAAAATTTACTTGGACGTATTTTTAACGGTTCAGCAGAGCCAAGAGACCACGGCCCTGCATTGACTGAAAATCTTGTTGCAATCGGCGGTCCTTCTGTAAACCCTGCAAAACGTATTAATCCAAATAGGATGATGCGTACAAACATTCCAATGATTGATGTTTTCAATACTTTGGTTGTCAGCCAGAAAATTCCTATTTTCTCAATTTCAGGTGAACCTTACAATCAGCTTTTGGCCCGTATCGCTATGCAGGCACAGGCTGATGTTATTGTTCTTGGCGGAATGGGCTTGAAGTATGACGATTATCTTTACTTCAAAAAAACATTGGAAGAAGGCGGCGCATTGAGCAAGACTGTAATGTTTGTTCATACTGCTGCTGATCCGACTGTTGAATGCATTAAGATTCCGGATCTTTCGCTTGCAGTTGCTGAGCAGTTTGCGCTTCAGGGAAAGGACGTTCTTGTTCTTCTTACAGATATGACAAACTTCGCTGATTCAATGAAGGAAATCGCAATTACTCAGGAGCAAGTTCCTTCTAACCGTGGTTATCCGGGAGACTTGTACTCTCAGCTTGCAAGTCGCTATGAAAAGGCTGTTGACTTTGCTGATTCTGGCTCTATAACGGTTTATGAAGGCGCAGATTTCGGACGTGGCGACTATAACCTTTATTCAACTCCTCTTTGGATTGATATGGCTGCGGATAGAATGGAAAAAGCGCTTGAGCTTGATTTGGAGGCGGAAGTTCTTGACGAGCAGGTAAGGCTTTTGGCAAAAGAGCTTCGCACAACAACTCAGCGTGTAAATCTGTTTGAAAAAGTAAAAATTCCTGAAACAAAAGCTAATATCAAGCGCATAGGAATTTTTCTTGGAGATGAGCAGGTCAATGCTGTTGTACGCTCAAAAATTTCCAAGAAAAAACTTCAGGCTGATGCTAAGGAGGCTGAATAA